The following are encoded in a window of Magnolia sinica isolate HGM2019 chromosome 11, MsV1, whole genome shotgun sequence genomic DNA:
- the LOC131218144 gene encoding uncharacterized mitochondrial protein AtMg00810-like, with product MHEAKPVKTPIATGSKLSRHEVDPLPDGTKFRSIVGSLQYLSMNRPNIAFSVNQVAQFMHSPTTAHWMAIKRILRYLKGTLHRGLTFTRASSQISLHTYCDVDWAGNPDDRRSMTGYCLFLGPNAISWSAKKQPTVARSSTEAEYRALAHTTAEILWVQSILPDIHFFWRLPQFCTVTTLVHFLL from the coding sequence ATGCATGAAGCAAAACCAGTGAAAACACCCATTGCCACTGGTTCCAAACTCTCCAGACATGAGGTTGACCCTTTACCAGATGGCACAAAATTTCGGAGTATTGTTGGTAGCCTACAATATCTCTCCATGAATCGCCCAAATATTGCTTTCTCTGTTAATCAGGTGGCCCAATTTATGCATTCTCCCACCACTGCTCACTGGATGGCCATCAAAAGGATTCTCAGATATCTGAAAGGCACTCTTCATCGTGGCCTTACATTCACTCGGGCCTCCTCCCAAATTAGCCTCCATACCTACTGTGATGTTGACTGGGCAGGAAATCCCGATGACCGCCGCTCTATGACAGGGTATTGTCTATTTCTGGGTCCTAATGCTATTTCCTGGTCTGCCAAAAAACAACCTACCGTTGCACGCTCCTCTACGGAGGCAGAGTATAGAGCCCTTGCTCACACAACTGCAGAAATCCTATGGGTCCAATCAATTCTTCCGGATATACATTTTTTTTGGCGACTTCCCCAATTCTGCACTGTGACAACCTTGGTGCACTTTCTCTTGTAG